One stretch of Hevea brasiliensis isolate MT/VB/25A 57/8 chromosome 12, ASM3005281v1, whole genome shotgun sequence DNA includes these proteins:
- the LOC131171464 gene encoding uncharacterized protein LOC131171464, which produces MAPNKGWMDLVVIDVYDLGVKTSNIGDFIQDMALDKSWMGIENRKDPRYIHGVKGFLTYTFRHESIEDAIPCPCLKCRNVNYKQKFEVRYHLLKHGMLKSYTIWYFHGESLNEDVDINDDPIVNDDQDFDDDMIGLVNDIYRGSNVNIGMDSNEASVREEPKGDATTFYHLLREAKEKLHPECELSKLAAIVKLLHMKSFHRWTNRSFDDLLGLLRKLIPNGKQNLPESYSSARKYVSGLGLHYEKYDVCQNHCTLYWGSFANATSCQICGLSRWKSDEGKSKRKKTPYKVLRYFPLKPRLQKLFMSSQHGSFASDARNVRLELAIDGFQPFRNMSSQHSIWPVILIPYNLPPWICMKQTNLMMSMIIPELWEVGVETYDAHSKKNFTLHAAIIWTISDFLAYGDLSGWSTKGYKACPACHKYTSAKHLAYSKKMFYMDHRRFLPPSHKWRKDTKSFNGFKETRAIPKPLSGDEVLMELEAFTQMPFNRGIKRKYDASNSFEN; this is translated from the exons ATGGCTCCTAATAAAGGATGGATGGATCTTGTTG TTATTGATGTTTATGATCTAGGAGTAAAAACATCAAATATTGGTGATTTTATACAG GATATGGCTCTTGATAAGAGTTGGATGGGAATTGAGAATAGAAAGGACCCTAGATATATTCATGGAGTTAAAGGTTTTCTGACATATACATTTAGGCATGAATCAATAGAAGATGCGATTCCATGTCCTTGCTTAAAATGTAGAAATGTCAATTACAAGcaaaaatttgaagttaggtaccATTTGTTAAAGCATGGAATGCTCAAATCTTATACCATTTGGTATTTCCATGGAGAGTCTCTAAATGAAGATGTTGACATCAATGATGATCCAATTGTTAATGATGATCAAGACTTTGATGATGATATGATTGGATTAGTGAATGACATATATCGTGGTTCTAATGTCAACATTGGAATGGATTCTAATGAAGCATCGGTTAGAGAGGAACCTAAAGGGGATGCTACCACGTTTTACCATCTATTAAGGGAAGCTAAGGAAAAGTTACATCCAGAATGTGAGCTCTCAAAATTGGCTGCTATAGTGAAGTTACTTCACATGAAGAGTTTTCATCGATGGACCAACAGATCATTTGATGATTTGCTTGGTTTATTAAGGAAGCTTATTCCAAATGGAAAGCAAAATTTGCCAGAATCATACAGTAGTGCTCGAAAGTACGTTAGTGGTCTAGGCCTTCACTATGAGAAGTATGATGTTTGTCAGAATCATTGTACATTATATTGGGGATCATTTGCCAATGCAACATCATGTCAAATATGTGGATTATCTAGGTGGAAGTCTGATGAAGGGAAAAGCAAGAGGAAAAAAACCCCATATAAAGTGCTACGATACTTCCCTTTAAAACCAAGGTTGCAAAAATTGTTTATGTCTAGTCAG CATGGTTCATTTGCAAGTGATGCTCGTAATGTTAGACTCGAATTGGCAATTGATGGTTTCCAGCCTTTTAGAAACATGAGCTCCCAACATAGCATTTGGCCTGTAATTCTTATACCCTATAACTTACCCCCTTGGATTTGTATGAAGCAAACCAATTTGATGATGTCAATGATTATTCCAG AGCTATGGGAGGTTGGTGTGGAGACTTATGATGCACATAGCAAAAAGAACTTCACATTGCATGCGGCCATTATTTGGACAATTAGTGATTTTCTAGCCTATGGAGATTTATCAGGGTGGTCAACAAAAGGTTACAAGGCTTGTCCTGCTTGCCACAAATATACTAGTGCAAAACACCTTGCTTATTCAAAGAAAATGTTCTATATGGATCATAGAAGGTTTTTGCCTCCTAGTCATAAATGGCGTAAGGACACTAAGTCCTTCAATGGCTTTAAAGAGACAAGAGCAATTCCAAAACCACTGTCAGGTGATGAGGTGTTAATGGAGCTTGAAGCTTTCACTCAAATGCCATTTAATAGAGGTATCAAAAGGAAGTATGATGCTTCAAATAGTTTCGAGAATTGA